From one Streptomyces mobaraensis genomic stretch:
- a CDS encoding carbohydrate ABC transporter permease, with translation MVLPVVVVLAVLVGYPLGRGIYLSLTDANEANVGRTIGVNHIPSTYEFVGLDNYWKVLSGQEGHFYGRLGWTVVWTAACVFLHYAIGLGLALLLNRTMRFRALYRVLLILPWAVPAFVATFSWRLMFNAKYGVLNAMLEKLGVGAVDWLGDSTLQKMAAVAVNVWLGVPFMMVAILGGLQSIPAELHEAAEMDGASPWQRFRHVTLPGLRPVSGTVILLGTIWTFNMFQVIYLLIGQGASSESEILVTYSYRLAFQGIRDYAGSATYGILILSLLLVFAVFYRRLLARQEEAR, from the coding sequence ATGGTGCTGCCGGTGGTCGTCGTCCTCGCCGTCCTCGTCGGATACCCGCTGGGCCGGGGGATCTACCTCTCCCTCACCGACGCCAACGAGGCCAACGTCGGCCGGACGATCGGCGTCAACCACATCCCGTCCACGTACGAGTTCGTCGGGCTGGACAACTACTGGAAGGTGCTCTCCGGCCAGGAGGGCCACTTCTACGGCCGGCTCGGCTGGACCGTCGTCTGGACGGCCGCCTGCGTCTTCCTGCACTACGCGATCGGCCTCGGCCTGGCCCTGCTGCTCAACCGCACAATGCGCTTCCGGGCGCTGTACCGGGTGCTGCTGATCCTGCCGTGGGCGGTGCCGGCGTTCGTCGCCACCTTCTCGTGGCGGCTGATGTTCAACGCGAAGTACGGCGTGCTGAACGCGATGCTGGAGAAGCTGGGCGTGGGCGCGGTGGACTGGCTCGGCGACAGCACGCTGCAGAAGATGGCGGCCGTCGCGGTCAACGTGTGGCTCGGCGTGCCGTTCATGATGGTCGCGATCCTCGGCGGGCTGCAGTCCATCCCGGCCGAGCTGCACGAGGCGGCCGAGATGGACGGCGCCTCGCCCTGGCAGCGGTTCCGCCATGTGACCCTGCCGGGGCTGCGGCCGGTGAGCGGGACGGTGATCCTGCTGGGCACCATCTGGACGTTCAACATGTTCCAGGTCATCTACCTGCTGATCGGGCAGGGCGCGAGCTCCGAGAGCGAGATCCTCGTGACGTACTCCTACCGGCTGGCCTTCCAGGGCATCCGGGACTACGCGGGCTCGGCGACGTACGGGATCCTCATCCTCTCGCTGCTGCTGGTGTTCGCCGTGTTCTACCGCAGGCTGCTGGCACGGCAGGAGGAGGCGCGATGA